In Elephas maximus indicus isolate mEleMax1 chromosome 25, mEleMax1 primary haplotype, whole genome shotgun sequence, the genomic stretch GGGGGACTTCGGGCTGGCCAGGCTCATCAAGGTAGGGCCCTGGTGGGGGGGGTGCTTCCTCTGTGCAGAGCTGGGGTGAGGGCTGTGGCTGCAGGTGGGACACAGGCACCCTGCCTGAACACCTCAGAGTAGGGTGTgcctgacagagaaagagagagagggctgtGGGGCCAGGTCAGAGATTCCAGGAATGCTGCTTACAGCTGAAGGGAAGTGGCTGAGCTTGGAGCCGAAGGAGGAAAGACCAGCTAGGGGAAGGGTGTGCGGCCTGCTGGGGGCTGCAGCAAAGCAATGTGTCCAGGGCTAAGAGCCCCAGTGAGTGACTGGGGTGCCGGGTGCTCAGCAGGGCCATGGCATAGTGTCAGCACCGAGGCTTAGTGGCCGGGACTCCAGCCATGGCAGTGGGCTCATCGCTCATTcactccttcattcattcagtcgCCACTGTGCTGGCTGCTTTCAGTTCAGCTGGGGGTGTGGCAGGTGTGGTCTGTGCCCAGAGGCTAAGGCTTGTAGGCCAACTGCTCCCATGTACACATGGAAGGAACTGTGTTATTGGGAATTTGGAACACAAACATCATAGATTAGAACAGTGAGCCCCATGGGtctctcctgtcccctccggACCCTTTCTCCTGGTTATTTAGAGGGAATTCCCAAGCATTGTACTATTTTATCTGTAAAAGTCAGCGTCTCTGCAGAACTCCTAAAACCGTGGCCACAGCAGTGTTGTCATGCGTGGAAAATGAGCATCTGTGTGCTTGTGACAAACACGTCTGATGGGCCTCCACCCGTGGCAACCACCCTCCTGACTGATGGGCCTCATGCTGGCCCATATTTGGGGTCCTCTTTTGTgaccccagaaaccctggtggtatagtggttaagaactcgactgctaaccaaaaggtcagcagttcgaacccaccagccgctccttggaaaccctatagggcagttctactctgtcctgtgtggtcgctatcagtcaggatcaattcaacggcatcaggtttggtttgtgACCCCAGGAAAGTCATGCTTTCCCTGACCCTGGATGCCCGGCCCTGCCCCCCACTTTGGAACACCCCAGAATCTGAGGAAGTCAGCGCCTCTAACCGCAGAGGGTGTTTCTACATTTAGTCGGGTGATGCTGCCGTGTGGCCTGGCACTGCCTTGTTGCAGGAGGACATCTACCTGTCCCACGACCACAATGTCCCCTACAAGTGGACGGCCCCTGAAGCACTCTCCCGAGGGCACTACTCAACCAAGTCGGATGTCTGGTCCTTTGGGGTGCTCCTCCAcgaaattttcagcaggggtcaGATGCCCTATCCAGGTACTGGGCTCCATGGTGTCCCAGATGGTgggcagggtgggagggggtggagtggggtgcaGGGTGGGTTGCCAGCCAGGCTGAGGGAGGTGGTTCCCACAGTGGCCTCCAGGGGGCGCCGACATGCCTGACATTACACCTGCTTGTTCAGCCAGCGTCCAGGGGTGCCTGGGCATTCCCCAGGCCTTGGGGCTTAAAGATGGTACAGGTGTGCCTCCTAGGAGTGCCTTAGCAGCAGTAAGTACACAGGTGTAGACACGAAGGGAGGGAACCGGCCCCAGCCTGAGGCCCCTTTTGTCCATAGGCATGTCCAACCATGAGGCCTTCCTGAGGGTGGATGCTGGCTACCGCATGCCCTGCCCCCCAAGGTGCCCCCCCACCATGCACAAGCTGATGCTGACCTGCTGGCAGCAGGACCCCGAGCAGAGGCCCTCCTTCCGAGCCCTGAGGGAGAAGCTCTTCAGTTTCGCCAGGTACGAGAAtccgctctgagtgggctgcacCCCTGCCTGGCCCTCCAGTGGCGGAACGGGGCTCAGGGCCTGAGTGACTCAGAGGAGGCTGCCAGGACCTGAGATCAGAGGGCACGGCTGTCATCTACTGAGTTTGCTGGAAAGAGCTGTAGTTATGGGACCAGGCTGGTGAAGCTTACAGACTCTCCATggatccccattttttttttttttggatccccATTTGTTCCAGTATGCCTACCCTTCCCAGCCACTCCAACACCCTAGGGGGCAGGGCACCCAGAACCCTCCGGGAGCCGGTGGAACTGTCCTTGGTCCCAACCTGAAATCTGCCAGCTCTGTCAGGACACAGCAGACCCCTCCTTTGCACAGGCTGTGGGGGCTTGGGCCCTGGCCCAGGTGGAAGGTCACCTCTCCTGTCACCACAGGCCCTGCCTGTCCTCCTGGAGTTTAGAGAGAgttgcgtgcgtgtgtgtgtgtgtcgggggcATGGACCACACCAGCCCCCTCTTTCGGGAACCAAGGGGCTGTGTTGTGGTGGGGTGCTGCCACctcctgccaccagggcttctgtgaaCCTCGTCAGGACACTTGTGGACACTGTGGGGCTCAGGATGTCCTCAGAAGCACCTCCCAGCCCATCCAGGGGGCTGGCAAGGTGCCTTCCTCACCAAGCCTTGGAACTGGCTGCCAGGCATGTGGGAGCAGCCATGGGAGCTGGGGTGAGGCCGCCCCTGCAGCACTGCACCCTGTGGCTGGACACGCCTTCCATGGATTCAGACGCAGCTGTTTATAGCGAAGGTGGGAGTGTGGAGGCAAGGAACTCCCCCCTTCCTGTGCCCCTGACCTCACCCCAAGCCCCACCCCCTCAATAAGCTGCCCTCTCTTGGGGCCCTTGGTGCCCACCAGGCCTGATCTAGCCCCTACAGGGGGCCGTGAGGTTTGACCAGGGAGCCCATCGTCCCCTTCCGTCCTCACTGTGGATGCGTCGTCATGTCTGGCCAACCAGCCAGAAGGGCAGGAGCCCTTGCTCACCTGAGCTCACATGTGCCCACCCCAGGGCCTGCGAATCGAGGACCTGCCACAGCTCTCTATACACTCTGACCTTTGGTTGGGTTCTGCAGCAGGAGGCGCCACTCTGGGAAGCCCCATGGGCCCACACCCTCCCTGCCCCTAAGCCTGCCTTGGGCGGCTGGGGCCACGGAACGGCCTGTGTCCACGGGGGCTCAAGTGTAGGTAATACCTGCCAGAGACACCTGGGAGACAGTGGGGCCCAGCACCCAGCTGCGCACAGACAGGTCCCATGGAGCTTACCCTGGCAGGGCTCGCCAAGGTTCTTCTGCTGAGGAGGGTCCAACGTCTCCCAGGCAGCCCCGCCCAGTGGGCACAGGGGCTGGGGGTCAAGTCACTTACAACCAGCTCCATTCACTGCAGCGTGGAATGGCTTCTGGGCAGAATGCCTGCCCCCAGCAGTGAGGATCCTGCTGGTAGGAGCTGCTTCTCCCCAGAGCTCCCAGCAAGAGAACCTGTCAGATGGAGCCTGAGGCAGACCCTGGCTGTGCAGCCCCCAGCCTCAACCAGGAGTTAACTTACCCCAGCATGCCTCTGGGGTAACACAGGCTCGTGGACACACATGGCAGTCGTGGGGTGACAGGCTTGCACCTACACAAGTGCagacatgcaaacacacacacagcaggTCCTGGAGACAGGATTGCACAtgcgcccacacacacacacacacacacacacaggggaggcCCTGGAGACAGGCGCGCGCACACACGTGCACAGCAGGCTCTAGAGACAgggtcttacacacacacacagggcagGCCCTGGAGAcaggcgcgcgcgcgcacacacacacacacggcaggCCCTGgagacaggcacacacacacacacaggggaggcCCTGGAGACAGgctcttaaacacacacacagggtaGGCCCTGGAGACAAGTGTGCGCAtgtgcacagacacacagacacacacacggcgGGTCCTGgagacaggcacacacaaagagcagGCCCTGGAGACaggctctcacacacacatacatacgtggCAGGCCCTGGAGACaggctctctcacacacacacacacacacacacacacacacacggcggGTCCTGgagacaggcacacacacacacacggcaggCCCTGGAGACaggctctctcacacacacacacacacacacacacacagcaggccCTGGAGACaggctctcacacacacacacacacacacacacacacacacacacggcaggCCCTGGGTGAAACAGGCATAGACATCACAGCCTACTTGCTGGCACCTTCGCGTTTATTCCCACCTGGTCTGAGGCAGATGGTTAGGGGGTGTTGGGAAGGCTCACATGTGATTGAGCAGTAAAGAGTGGGGCTCTCTTGACTTCTTTTTggtgttttactttttttgacATAAAAAACAATCAACCACTTCTCCACTTATGGCAGCCTGCCTAGTCTACTGGGCGGGACAGGGAGGGCTCTGATGCCCGGTGCCTTGGGAAGCCGCAGGGGTGTGGGGGGGTGTGCCCATGTGGTGGCCATTCAGGAGGGGCCTGGCGCTGGTGTTGCTGGTGGGCTGCCAGGCTGCTTTGTCATGGTGCCCTGAGTCAGGTCACAAGTGATCATGCCGCTGGGGGTCTGGAGAGGTCCTGAGTGCACTGGAGACTCCAACACAGTGGCCATGAATGGGACGGCAGCTTTCCCGAAGAAGAAGCTGGCCCACCAGTGGCCTGGGTCAGCTTTGGGAAGCCCTGGGAGGAGCAAATGGCATCAGGGTGCACGTGCCTGCTCCTGGGCCCCATCAGATGGCTCCCCTGGCACAGAGTGGCTGCCCCAGGACTGCAGCTATGGGGTTGCTGCACTCACCTGGGCGGTGGGGGATGGCTTCCCCAGGATACTCAGCACTTCCACAGGAGCCATTACTTGAAGTGGAGCCCAGGCCGCCTGGGGAGGAGAGGCTGGTCAGCACAGCTGGGCCCTCTGCCAGCATGGCCCtgcccaccagcctttcagtcacTGGCTTTAACTTGCAGTACAAGAGGCAGGGCCAGGGTCCTTGGCAAGGCACCCCTCTCTAGGCAGGGGTCTCAAGAAGATGGGAGCGCGGAGGGGCACCAGAAAGCTGGGTGAGCGGCCTCTGTGCCTGGCCTCGGGGTAGGGGCCAGGTTGGATGGGTTGTGCAGGCTGACGAAGGCCATACTCACGCCGGTAATAGTCGTGGGTGGCCACAAGTGAGCCGCTGGAGGGGATGGCTGCCATGCTCTTGCTTGTGGCCTGGTGGAAACTTGCACGCGTGGAGGGCTTGTTACCAGGGGACCCGCTCAGGCAGGGGTGCTCCCCACGAGCGGAGCCGCCGGCTTAGGCCCCGGAGCGGGGCGGGCGCGCGGGCGGCTCCGGGCTGTTAACAGAGTAGGAGGGGGGGCTCAGGGCCCGGGGCCGCCTTCTCGTGCCGCCGGCTCCAACCGGCCCGGACCGGCCGCACGGGAGGGACAGAGGCGCTTTGTGCGCGGGGCCGCCAACTTCCCAGTCCAAACCCGCCGAGCCGGCGACCCACAGCCTTCCCTCCCGCGCACCGCGAGACCCCGCGCCCCCAGAGCCGGGCTGGACCCCGGGAGAGGCCCCGCGCCCCAGCCTGTATCCCCGCGCCGCCCCGCCTCACCTCGGCGGCGACCCCTCGGGGCCTCGGGGCAGGATCACGGGTGgcgtggggcggggaggggggattAAGCCACCGAGCCCATTTGCACAGGCGACCACGACCTGCTGCTCCACGACCGCGACGCGCGCGGGGTGTGCGCACGCGCAGACGCTCCGGCTTATATGCCTTTCGCCGCGGACACGTCACGGAGGGCGGGGCGGAAAGACCCCGCCCCCGGCTTGGGGCCGCCCCCTCGGTCCAGCCCTGCCCCCTGGGACAGGTGGCTCCAGTCCCGCTCCCGCGGAGGTCCAGCCCGTGGCGTTCGTGCGACCGGGGGCGGCCCGCGAAGCTGGTACCTTCCTGGCCTGGGGTCTGTGTTGCTAAAGGCTCCACGGATCCCAGAGCCGGTCCCTCCCTCCCCGGCCTGGCCATCCTCTCGGCACCGCTGCGCTCGGCGCCCTACGCGTCAGATCCGTTCCCGCGGGCCTTCTCCGCCGGGTGCGGAGCCTGGCCCACAGTTCCGGACTCCAGGGCGGTTTGGGGGCAGGGCACCTGGGGCCGGAAGGTCCCCTGCGCGCCCCCAGCCCCAGCGTGCACCCGGCTGCTGGCACCCAGCTGGGGTGGACGCTGGCGGAGGGGTCTTGTTTTGGTGGAGAAATGCTGTCTGGAGACAAGCCTCCAGTAGTTAGAGGCAGAGGCGCCGCCCCGTGCTTGGAGACACCCTGTTTTGAGCGGGACCCCGGAAAGTGGCGTCCGCTCAAACTGGTGTCTCAATAAACGGGGCCCGACTTCCTTTCCCTGGGGTGGAGGGGCGGGATCCACTTCCCGTGGAGATTCTTGTCATCTTCAGCTGATTTCCGCCTTTCTCACGGGGCACTGGGGCCGCTTCTCCCCGAGAGGGGGGAAGTCGGCCTCTCAGGAAGTTCGGCCTCTGCGCTCAAGGCCCTGGGCAGTTCCTTCCCTGAGGTTGACTGGCATCTGTGGAGCAGCGCCTTCAAGAAGGCTTCAGGGCAAGTGGGTGGACAAACCCCCACACTCCCCCCTGCTAATCCCTCCTCGTCCTTACACCTCACAAGAACCCCTACAGAATTCCTGGGCGTCAGTCCAACCCCCTCACTTAGCAGTCGGGAAACCGAGGCCCCAGGAGGGCGGGGGCTGGATGCCCCTGCCTATGACCCTTTCCCAGGCTGGCCCGGGGATGCGGCTGCGCATCTGGTTGCCACCCGGCTCGGGCAGCGCTGTGGTGGGGGACAGGGGCATGGATTCAGAGCTCCTGACCCAGGTAGGGGCAGTCTCTGCTTTTCCTGCTTCCCTTCTCCACCTCCATCTCTTCTTGGAGTCCCTGGAGGGGGAGGCACAGGCCATGAATCTTCCGGGAAGAGAGCATTCCAGGGACTCTCCCAGCCACTTATCCAGCTGGAACTTCCTTGGGCTTCCCAAATAACCACGCGGCATGCAGTGCATGTAACTGGGTCCGGCACAGGAGCAGGAGAGAATGGCTGCACGGGAGGCGCACGCTGAGTTGCTTACAGAGCACTCAGGAGCCTGTTCGACCTGCAGTCAACGTGGATCATACACCGTGATCTTAGCACAAACCAAATTTAATTCCTCAGGGACATACCCTGAAGCCCCAGCCTGGTGGTGGTCAGGTCATTGGGCCATTTATTCTTCATGGCCCAGATGCTCCCTCAGCTCTGCTCAGGGTTCCTGGAGCCTGCCAAGCAGTGGCACAGGGGACAGCTTTTCCCCTTCTGGCCCCATTCCTCCCAACGGCTAGCCTGGGTTGGGAGAAGACGGAGCGCCCCACTTCAGCAGGTAGAATATGCACCCGCCTAGCCTGGGCATCTGCCCTGCTCACGTACAGCTGGGATGCACATGGGCTAACTATTAAAGAAAAGGAATCTTCGGCCCTGATGGTTTTActgatgaattctaccaaacatttaaagaaaaataacagatTCTATataatctcttccagaaaatatgggagagaacacttcccaactcatgATGTCAGcatcaccctaacactaaacccagAAAGAGACAGTGAAAACGATGAAACTACAGATGGTGCTacttgtcatgggttgaactatgtcccccaagatgtgtgtcagcttggttaggctccGATGCCCAGTGCtgtgtgattatcctccattttgtgatgggtgtgattttcatatgtattgtaaatcctaatctctgcctatggttaatgtggcaagattagattatgttgaagaggcttagggtgggatgtaacacccttgctcaggtcacatccctgttccaatataaaaggagtttccctggggtgtggcctgcaccaccttttatcttacaagagataaaagaaaagggaagcaagcagagagctggggacctcatatcaccaagaaagctgcgccaggagcagagtgtgtcctgtggacctggggtttctgggcagagaagctcctagtcgaggggaagattgatgacaaggaccttcctccagagaggaacccttcccctgaagctgatgccctgaatttggacttctagcctactagactgtgagagaataaacttctgtttgttaaagccatccactgtggtatttctgttacacagcactagatgactaagacactacttATGAATGCAGAAAcaaatttctcaacaaaaaatTAGCAAATCTAATCCAGCAATATTAAAATAAGTTATACACCACAAACAAGTAGGGTTTATTCTGGGAATGTAAGGCTGTATCAACATTCAGAAATCAATTGATATATTAAGagcttaaagaagaaaaactaaatagtcGTATCAAATGATGGAGAacaagcatttgaca encodes the following:
- the PPDPF gene encoding pancreatic progenitor cell differentiation and proliferation factor gives rise to the protein MAAIPSSGSLVATHDYYRRGLGSTSSNGSCGSAEYPGEAIPHRPGLPKADPGHWWASFFFGKAAVPFMATVLESPVHSGPLQTPSGMITCDLTQGTMTKQPGSPPATPAPGPS